Proteins from a genomic interval of Anas platyrhynchos isolate ZD024472 breed Pekin duck chromosome 4, IASCAAS_PekinDuck_T2T, whole genome shotgun sequence:
- the LOC101793524 gene encoding NELL2-interacting cell ontogeny regulator 1 isoform X2, which yields MLAPCLLRRVVLTVPFVLVAALLLMEPVRSDQEAGTAIPAESRPCVDCHAFEFMQRALQDLKKTAYNLDTRTETLLLQVEKRNLCDCVAANLLN from the exons ATGCTGGCACCCTGCCTTCTGAGAAGAGTGGTCCTTACAGTTCCTTTCGTTCTTGTGGCTGCACTACTCCTCATGGAGCCTGTTAGATCTGATCAAGAAGCAGGAACAGCCATACCAGCTGAAA GCCGCCCCTGTGTTGATTGCCATGCGTTTGAGTTCATGCAGAGGGCTCTACAGGATTTAAAGAAGACAGCATATAATTTAGACACACGG ACAGAAACTCTGCTTCTTCAGGTGGAAAAGAGAAATCTGTGTGACTGTGTAGCTGCAAATCTGCTGAACTGA
- the LOC101793524 gene encoding NELL2-interacting cell ontogeny regulator 1 isoform X1 produces MAEREAPVPKMLAPCLLRRVVLTVPFVLVAALLLMEPVRSDQEAGTAIPAESRPCVDCHAFEFMQRALQDLKKTAYNLDTRTETLLLQVEKRNLCDCVAANLLN; encoded by the exons AGAGAAGCACCCGTTCCCAAGATGCTGGCACCCTGCCTTCTGAGAAGAGTGGTCCTTACAGTTCCTTTCGTTCTTGTGGCTGCACTACTCCTCATGGAGCCTGTTAGATCTGATCAAGAAGCAGGAACAGCCATACCAGCTGAAA GCCGCCCCTGTGTTGATTGCCATGCGTTTGAGTTCATGCAGAGGGCTCTACAGGATTTAAAGAAGACAGCATATAATTTAGACACACGG ACAGAAACTCTGCTTCTTCAGGTGGAAAAGAGAAATCTGTGTGACTGTGTAGCTGCAAATCTGCTGAACTGA